One window from the genome of Leucobacter aridicollis encodes:
- a CDS encoding SulP family inorganic anion transporter, translating to MRGVNSAAWRAVRSYLRRFGNKTTVASDVKAGLVLGVESVPDGLAAGLLAGVNPVFGLYGYLIGTIGGALAAGSVLMTVQATGAMAVIISDVPQTQSGDGAGIALATLAFLTGLTMFGLGLAGAGKLVRFIPTAVLVGFINAVAVSIVLGQLDTVTGYTSSGDNRVARALDTALHLFEFDWLTVLVGLVTIALVLVLERTPLGALGMVVAVAVGSGAAALLGPGRIALVSDVAEIPNTLPGLALPDLSLTLELVVPALSLALVGLVQGAAISSSIPNPDGRYADPSADFRGQGLANLATGLFQGMPVGGSMSATALVRSAGGRSALANLVAAIVMALVILLLGQVIGFIAMPALAGLLILVGIRTVKPRDIAMVMRTGPIQLTVLTVTFVLTLIIPLQYAVIVGVGLAIVLHVARQSNRVVVKRWEFGPHAQLPLESEPPRVLAKSEVVVLVTYGSLFFASAPVFSSQLPEARGDCTGTVVILRLRGKDELGSTVIKVLEKYAAELRSAGGMLVLAGVNQRVHRQLRDTKVLEQLRAERVFTESQQLGESLKRALRYASEWQATQQEGSE from the coding sequence ATGCGCGGGGTAAACAGCGCCGCGTGGCGGGCAGTGCGAAGCTACTTGCGACGGTTCGGGAACAAGACGACTGTCGCCTCCGACGTGAAGGCTGGGCTCGTGCTCGGTGTCGAAAGCGTGCCCGACGGGCTTGCGGCAGGGCTTCTCGCTGGAGTCAACCCAGTCTTCGGCCTCTATGGGTACCTGATCGGTACGATCGGCGGCGCGCTGGCCGCGGGTTCCGTGTTGATGACCGTGCAGGCAACCGGCGCCATGGCCGTCATCATCTCGGACGTACCCCAGACGCAGTCAGGAGACGGGGCCGGCATCGCCCTCGCGACGCTCGCGTTTCTGACGGGCCTCACGATGTTCGGGCTGGGGCTTGCCGGCGCGGGGAAACTCGTTCGGTTCATCCCGACAGCGGTGCTCGTCGGTTTCATCAACGCGGTCGCGGTAAGTATTGTGCTTGGGCAACTGGACACTGTCACGGGCTACACGAGTTCGGGGGACAACCGGGTCGCTCGGGCGCTTGACACCGCGCTTCACCTTTTCGAATTCGACTGGCTCACCGTACTTGTCGGCCTTGTCACGATAGCGCTTGTGCTTGTGCTTGAGCGAACCCCGCTCGGAGCGCTCGGGATGGTCGTCGCAGTTGCGGTGGGGTCGGGGGCTGCGGCGCTTCTCGGTCCCGGGCGCATCGCGCTCGTCTCAGACGTCGCCGAGATACCGAATACCCTGCCTGGGCTCGCGCTTCCCGACCTCTCGCTCACCCTCGAGCTCGTCGTGCCCGCGCTCTCGCTTGCCCTCGTCGGCCTCGTCCAAGGTGCCGCAATCAGCAGCTCGATTCCCAACCCAGACGGCAGGTACGCTGACCCGTCCGCAGACTTCCGCGGGCAGGGCCTCGCGAATCTGGCCACAGGACTGTTCCAGGGCATGCCTGTCGGCGGCTCGATGTCGGCCACCGCCCTCGTGCGGTCCGCCGGTGGCCGCTCTGCCCTCGCAAACCTCGTTGCTGCGATTGTCATGGCGCTCGTTATCCTCCTGCTTGGCCAAGTCATCGGGTTCATCGCGATGCCCGCGCTCGCCGGGCTGCTCATCCTCGTCGGTATTCGCACCGTGAAACCACGCGACATCGCCATGGTCATGCGCACTGGTCCGATCCAGCTCACCGTGCTCACCGTGACGTTTGTGCTCACCCTCATCATCCCGCTGCAGTACGCGGTGATCGTTGGGGTTGGCCTTGCGATCGTGCTGCACGTCGCCAGACAATCCAATCGAGTCGTGGTGAAACGTTGGGAGTTCGGCCCGCATGCGCAGCTCCCGCTTGAGTCTGAGCCACCACGTGTGCTGGCCAAGTCGGAAGTCGTGGTGCTCGTGACCTACGGCAGCCTGTTTTTCGCATCGGCGCCCGTCTTTAGCTCGCAGCTCCCGGAAGCGAGGGGCGACTGCACAGGCACCGTCGTGATTCTTCGGTTGCGCGGGAAAGACGAGCTGGGAAGCACGGTGATCAAGGTGCTCGAGAAGTACGCGGCTGAACTTCGAAGCGCCGGAGGAATGCTCGTGCTCGCCGGGGTGAATCAACGAGTCCACAGACAGCTACGTGACACGAAGGTCCTAGAGCAATTGCGGGCCGAGCGCGTCTTTACTGAGAGCCAACAGCTCGGCGAATCGCTCAAGCGCGCACTACGCTACGCCTCAGAGTGGCAGGCCACACAGCAGGAGGGATCCGAGTAG
- a CDS encoding GAP family protein, translated as MGQVIGDILPLALGIAISPLPIIATILMLLAPNARASSVGFMTGWLAGIVVAVVAFTLLSSVIPAGGEGGGGTVAAIVKMIVGALLVLLAVKQWRGRPKDGSEPELPKWMSALDSMSPVRAGLLAFALAAVNPKNLLLAVSAGLIIGAGATPATQIAGVAVFVVIAASTVVAPVVAFLVASKQLAAPLESLRVWLVHNNSTIMAVLLLVMGFSVIGKGLAAL; from the coding sequence ATGGGGCAGGTGATCGGCGACATCCTCCCGCTCGCACTGGGTATCGCAATTAGTCCGCTGCCGATAATCGCGACGATTCTGATGCTACTCGCGCCGAACGCGCGCGCTTCGAGCGTCGGATTCATGACGGGCTGGCTCGCGGGCATCGTTGTTGCAGTCGTCGCCTTTACGTTGCTGAGCTCAGTTATTCCGGCCGGTGGCGAGGGCGGCGGCGGAACCGTTGCAGCGATCGTAAAAATGATCGTTGGAGCGCTGCTCGTGCTCCTCGCCGTCAAGCAGTGGCGGGGACGCCCCAAAGACGGTTCCGAACCTGAACTGCCAAAGTGGATGTCTGCACTTGATTCGATGTCCCCAGTTCGCGCGGGCCTCCTCGCGTTCGCGCTCGCCGCGGTGAACCCGAAGAACCTCCTGCTTGCGGTGTCTGCCGGGCTCATCATTGGGGCTGGCGCCACGCCAGCAACCCAGATCGCCGGCGTGGCGGTATTCGTGGTGATCGCGGCCTCAACGGTTGTTGCTCCTGTCGTGGCATTCCTCGTGGCCTCGAAACAGCTCGCGGCGCCACTCGAGAGCCTGCGAGTCTGGCTCGTGCACAACAACTCAACTATCATGGCGGTACTGTTGCTTGTCATGGGCTTCTCCGTGATTGGAAAGGGATTGGCCGCGCTGTGA
- a CDS encoding YihY/virulence factor BrkB family protein has translation MALTSRLALARRRTESTLLRFRIVRAFLAYSHHRGGLLSAAITFRMLFAVFAGVYLGFSFVSNYVLSRDDFWVVLVETVDAVIPGLVAMDGSALVDVSHLPDIRSSFAAPILSTAVLLWALLGGVANVRMSIRSIAGTRHERSNVALTRAVDLLFALSLGVLILVSAVVSFLGSTFVDSVLGWFGTSAGGSAEILTRLGTVAVTFLLDAVIIAWLFWLLSGRKAAVSQIAPGALLGGAGLVVLQQLSGLFLGGVDNNPLLATFSSLVALLLWFNLSAQVTLVACAYIVMTIEEAEEGPERGGQVTTFKKRKVVFAEQDLRVAKEALEAARVLERDECEKTAPDSRPRSTAADSGQRS, from the coding sequence ATGGCACTCACCTCGAGGCTCGCGCTGGCGCGCAGGCGAACCGAATCGACCCTCCTGCGGTTTCGCATTGTGCGCGCGTTTCTTGCGTACAGCCACCATCGAGGCGGACTCCTGTCAGCCGCGATTACCTTTCGTATGCTGTTCGCGGTCTTCGCGGGCGTCTATCTCGGGTTCTCGTTCGTCTCAAACTACGTCTTGTCGAGAGACGACTTCTGGGTGGTCCTCGTAGAGACCGTGGACGCAGTCATCCCCGGGCTTGTGGCCATGGACGGCAGCGCGCTCGTCGACGTGTCTCACCTGCCTGACATTCGATCGAGTTTTGCCGCGCCGATACTCTCGACCGCCGTGCTGCTGTGGGCACTGCTCGGGGGCGTTGCGAACGTACGGATGTCGATCCGGTCGATAGCCGGTACCCGTCACGAGCGTTCGAATGTGGCTCTGACGCGTGCCGTCGACCTACTGTTCGCTCTCTCGCTCGGGGTGCTGATCCTGGTGTCGGCAGTCGTCTCATTTCTTGGGTCGACCTTTGTGGACTCCGTGCTCGGTTGGTTCGGCACTTCGGCAGGAGGTAGCGCAGAGATTCTCACCCGACTGGGCACCGTCGCCGTCACGTTCCTGCTCGACGCAGTGATCATCGCGTGGCTGTTTTGGCTGCTCTCGGGCCGCAAAGCTGCAGTCTCCCAGATCGCACCCGGCGCGCTGCTCGGCGGTGCAGGGCTTGTCGTGCTGCAACAGCTCTCTGGCCTCTTCCTCGGAGGCGTCGACAACAACCCACTGCTTGCGACGTTCTCGTCACTCGTCGCGCTGCTGCTCTGGTTCAACCTTTCGGCTCAGGTCACCCTTGTCGCGTGCGCATATATCGTAATGACCATCGAAGAAGCGGAGGAAGGGCCTGAACGGGGAGGTCAGGTAACGACGTTCAAGAAGCGCAAGGTCGTGTTCGCCGAACAAGATCTGAGGGTCGCCAAGGAAGCGCTTGAGGCTGCCCGGGTGCTTGAGCGAGATGAGTGCGAGAAAACTGCGCCCGATTCGCGGCCCCGGTCCACCGCAGCAGACTCAGGGCAACGTTCCTAA
- a CDS encoding PLDc N-terminal domain-containing protein: MELLDSLWDIVRIFFWGFVFVASIWALFVVISDLFRDKQLSGWWKALWLVFLVFVPVLTTLIYIIARGSGMAERSAKEMEGAKNAADEYIRSVAVPSPAEEIARAKALLDDGTISADDFEALKQRALQG; encoded by the coding sequence ATGGAACTTCTCGACTCTCTGTGGGACATCGTCCGCATCTTCTTCTGGGGCTTCGTCTTCGTCGCCTCGATCTGGGCCCTCTTTGTCGTGATCAGCGACCTCTTCCGCGATAAGCAGCTCAGCGGCTGGTGGAAGGCGCTGTGGCTCGTGTTCCTCGTCTTTGTTCCGGTCCTGACCACACTCATCTACATCATCGCGCGTGGCTCGGGGATGGCTGAACGCTCTGCCAAGGAGATGGAAGGCGCAAAGAACGCTGCCGACGAGTACATCCGCAGCGTTGCCGTGCCAAGCCCAGCCGAAGAGATCGCTCGGGCGAAGGCCCTGCTCGACGACGGCACCATCAGCGCCGACGACTTCGAAGCGCTCAAGCAGCGCGCTCTGCAGGGCTAA
- a CDS encoding SulP family inorganic anion transporter: MSRWRGPLRGVTRENIGREMLAGVTLLAIAIPLNIGYAQTAGLPATAGLYALVFPAIAYTFVVSSRQVVVSPDAAAAALVFSSLTALGVAGENFAVMAAAQAILSGAMFIAASLLKLGFLSKPILIGFVGGLALDILVSQTAKMLGISVARGGEFVEKTGELLGSLAEVNPWSLGMSVLAIAILLGGRRLAPIAPWALVVLVLGSLATWWLNLESRGVAVLGEVTAGPPTFAVPHISVAEWLSLIPSALALTMVTIAEGLLVSRSYAEKNVYRTKPNRDLFAFGTANVLAGLFSSFAVGSSTSRTAAMDAASSRTQLPTLVTAVGALLLLLFGTSILATIPAPAIGAVVAVAVVRLLGLGELKALWAQSRSECLVGASCFVGVLVLGPLGGLGLAFVLSLVNLARRAAHPRIDLLGPADGSPEGAETVFAARSDLGETAPGVVILRFAAPVFFANGVEIAEGVKDRVRLAPVEVSAVVLDLEGVSDIDVTGAEALAGVREWLERRGLSLSYSRARSELRGRLAHFGLTERTAMFATNREAVDTLRTDTECAG; encoded by the coding sequence ATGAGCAGATGGCGCGGCCCCCTGCGCGGCGTGACCCGAGAGAATATCGGCCGAGAGATGCTCGCGGGAGTGACGCTTCTTGCGATCGCAATTCCGCTGAACATCGGCTATGCCCAAACGGCCGGGCTGCCTGCAACTGCGGGGCTCTATGCACTCGTGTTTCCGGCCATCGCGTACACGTTCGTAGTGTCTTCCCGGCAGGTCGTCGTCTCGCCCGACGCGGCGGCGGCGGCACTCGTCTTCTCATCGCTCACCGCGCTGGGGGTGGCCGGAGAGAACTTTGCCGTGATGGCCGCAGCACAGGCCATCTTGAGCGGAGCGATGTTCATTGCCGCCTCGCTTCTCAAATTGGGCTTTCTCTCGAAGCCGATCTTGATCGGCTTCGTCGGTGGTCTGGCGCTCGACATCCTTGTGAGTCAAACGGCCAAGATGCTGGGAATCAGCGTTGCTCGCGGCGGTGAGTTCGTTGAAAAGACGGGAGAGCTCCTCGGTTCGCTCGCAGAGGTCAACCCGTGGTCGCTCGGAATGAGCGTGCTCGCGATCGCGATCCTGCTTGGCGGCAGGCGCTTGGCGCCAATAGCGCCGTGGGCCCTCGTCGTGCTCGTGCTGGGAAGCCTCGCAACATGGTGGCTCAACCTTGAATCACGCGGCGTCGCAGTGCTTGGTGAGGTTACCGCCGGACCACCAACTTTTGCGGTGCCGCATATCAGCGTTGCGGAATGGCTCAGCCTGATCCCCTCTGCGCTCGCTCTCACGATGGTGACCATCGCCGAGGGGCTGCTCGTGTCACGCTCGTATGCTGAGAAGAACGTGTATCGAACGAAGCCCAATCGCGACCTGTTCGCATTCGGCACCGCGAACGTCCTTGCTGGCCTGTTTTCGTCTTTCGCCGTGGGATCATCAACGTCCCGCACCGCGGCGATGGATGCCGCGTCGTCGCGCACCCAGCTTCCGACACTTGTGACGGCCGTGGGGGCGCTACTGCTTTTGCTCTTTGGGACGTCGATCCTGGCAACGATACCCGCGCCCGCAATTGGGGCAGTTGTCGCGGTTGCCGTCGTCCGGCTCCTCGGTCTCGGAGAACTGAAGGCACTGTGGGCGCAGTCGCGGTCCGAGTGCCTCGTCGGAGCGTCCTGCTTCGTCGGTGTTCTGGTACTGGGACCGCTCGGTGGGCTGGGGCTCGCGTTTGTGCTCTCACTCGTGAACCTCGCGCGTCGAGCCGCGCACCCGCGCATCGACCTGTTGGGGCCAGCGGACGGCTCGCCGGAGGGAGCTGAGACTGTGTTCGCCGCGCGGAGCGACCTTGGTGAGACGGCTCCGGGCGTGGTCATCCTGCGTTTTGCAGCTCCCGTGTTCTTCGCAAATGGGGTAGAGATCGCCGAGGGCGTGAAAGATCGGGTACGTCTGGCCCCCGTTGAGGTATCCGCCGTCGTACTCGACCTTGAAGGCGTCAGCGACATCGACGTCACTGGCGCTGAAGCCCTGGCAGGAGTTCGAGAGTGGCTTGAGCGTCGCGGCCTCTCTCTCAGCTACTCGAGAGCTCGCTCCGAGCTGAGGGGCAGGCTTGCACACTTCGGGCTGACCGAACGAACCGCGATGTTCGCGACAAACCGCGAAGCCGTCGACACGTTGCGTACGGACACCGAATGCGCGGGGTAA
- a CDS encoding DUF1254 domain-containing protein has protein sequence MLNEMTSAEISARATDAVRFGYAMVESYRTMYAQAIDATDPRFLGGFGVYRHYREPSTPESRDVITPNNDTPYSWIWLDLRAEPVVVTVPEIDRYYIIPIADLYTIYSGYIGTRLTGSGAGSYLVAGPNWRGEVPAGISGVIRVTTDFAMSATRTELTNDGIDSLAAVQSSYEVQPLSAFLGEPAPPAAQQLEWPVWDEEGAAGLWFFDTLDFLLGLSPVLPEDAEIRARMAEIGLDGTGTFAAKQLTAEAAAAFTAGQAQALAEMSAREKTMQSNLGLFGTREEMSGKYDDRNQGAKIGLYGLPPEESWYGGWLVEPTGEFLQGSPGYTVRFDADELPKARFFWSATMYTLPIRYLSQNPISRYSIGDRTDGLVYGEDGSLTLAFTHSEPIDPALRANWLPAPEGPFTVILRAYGADETMVRGEYRVPPVVKYAG, from the coding sequence ATGTTGAATGAAATGACGAGCGCGGAGATCTCTGCACGCGCCACAGACGCGGTCCGTTTTGGCTACGCGATGGTCGAAAGCTACAGGACCATGTACGCGCAGGCAATCGATGCGACCGATCCACGTTTCCTCGGCGGGTTCGGCGTGTACCGCCACTACCGTGAGCCCTCCACTCCGGAAAGTCGCGATGTCATTACCCCGAACAACGACACGCCGTACTCCTGGATCTGGCTCGACCTCCGGGCGGAGCCAGTCGTCGTGACTGTCCCCGAGATCGACAGGTACTACATCATCCCGATCGCCGACCTGTACACGATTTACTCGGGCTACATCGGCACGCGGCTGACCGGCTCGGGCGCCGGCTCATATCTCGTCGCCGGCCCGAACTGGCGCGGCGAAGTTCCAGCCGGCATTTCGGGAGTAATCAGAGTCACGACCGACTTTGCAATGTCAGCGACCCGCACGGAGCTCACGAACGACGGCATAGATAGCCTCGCCGCTGTTCAGTCGTCGTACGAGGTTCAACCGCTGAGCGCCTTCCTCGGCGAGCCGGCCCCGCCCGCAGCTCAGCAGCTTGAGTGGCCGGTCTGGGACGAGGAGGGCGCGGCCGGGCTGTGGTTCTTCGATACCCTTGACTTCCTGCTCGGGCTCTCGCCTGTGCTTCCAGAAGACGCCGAGATCCGCGCACGGATGGCGGAGATAGGTCTCGACGGTACTGGCACTTTTGCGGCGAAGCAACTCACCGCAGAAGCCGCGGCGGCATTCACCGCGGGCCAGGCACAGGCGCTCGCGGAGATGTCGGCGCGCGAGAAGACGATGCAGTCAAATCTTGGGCTCTTCGGCACTCGCGAGGAAATGTCTGGCAAGTATGACGACCGCAACCAGGGGGCAAAGATTGGGCTCTACGGGCTGCCGCCTGAGGAATCATGGTATGGCGGCTGGCTTGTCGAACCGACGGGAGAGTTCCTTCAGGGGTCGCCCGGATACACCGTGCGGTTTGATGCCGATGAGCTCCCGAAGGCGCGGTTCTTCTGGTCGGCGACGATGTACACGCTGCCAATCCGTTACTTGAGCCAGAACCCGATCTCGCGCTACTCGATCGGCGATCGAACCGACGGCCTCGTGTACGGCGAAGACGGAAGCCTGACGCTCGCTTTCACCCATTCCGAGCCCATTGATCCTGCGCTTCGCGCGAACTGGCTGCCTGCACCGGAGGGCCCGTTCACTGTGATCCTGCGGGCCTACGGTGCTGACGAGACGATGGTCCGCGGCGAGTACAGGGTCCCGCCCGTCGTGAAGTACGCCGGCTAG
- a CDS encoding phage holin family protein, protein MIRFLLNLVSHVISAAAALLIANWILPQVTVHAAGFVVAVLVFALAQSVLSPFIFNLARQYASAILGGIGLVSTLVALWVATLFPDGLTITGLGWVLAPLVVWIVTALGGWILMGLVFKRTLQKHEQGKKGAA, encoded by the coding sequence GTGATTAGATTTCTGCTGAACCTCGTCTCGCATGTGATTAGCGCCGCCGCGGCGCTCCTCATTGCGAACTGGATCCTGCCGCAGGTGACAGTTCATGCGGCGGGGTTCGTCGTTGCGGTGCTTGTCTTCGCGTTGGCGCAGTCTGTGCTGAGCCCGTTCATCTTTAATCTCGCCAGGCAGTACGCCTCGGCCATTCTCGGCGGGATCGGGCTCGTCTCAACTCTCGTGGCGTTGTGGGTCGCAACCCTGTTCCCAGACGGGCTGACAATCACCGGGCTTGGCTGGGTGCTCGCTCCTCTCGTCGTATGGATTGTGACAGCGCTCGGCGGCTGGATCCTCATGGGCCTCGTGTTCAAGCGGACTCTCCAGAAGCACGAGCAGGGCAAGAAGGGCGCAGCCTAG